From a region of the Methanolinea sp. genome:
- the carB gene encoding carbamoyl-phosphate synthase large subunit yields MPRKQHIRKVLLIGSGPIQIGQAAEFDFSGSQACRACREEGVKVILVNSNPATIQTDPEMADVIYIEPIKADIIEKIIEKEKPDGILSGMGGQTGLNMTAELAERGALRNVEILGTPLEAIYQGEDREKFRSLMERIGEPVPKSMILTCMEQLDEAVATVGLPAIVRPAYTLGGSGGGIAHTRDELARIMEIGFTRSRIHQVLVEESVVGWKEIEFEVMRDSADTCIIICGMENVDAMGIHTGESVVVAPILTLRDDEFQMLRSASIKIIRALDVQGGCNIQFAYRDGKYRVIEVNPRVSRSSALASKATGYPIARVAAKIAIGLRLDEITNSVTGSTPASFEPSIDYIVVKVPRWPFDKFKKADRTLTTAMKSTGEVMAIGRNVEEAFKKALRSLDTDIDHHTNPSEIRMILSRPTDERFGTLFDAFKAGFSLEEIQALTHIAPFFLEKVRNIVEMEKLLCDCPGPDDILTAKAYGFTTTEICELSGMNRDEVEILCKDPTYKMVDTCAAEFPAKTPYFYSTWDEECEIPTSDRQKVLILGSGPIRIGQGIEFDYCTVHAVKALREEQVEVHIVNNNPETVSTDFDTSDRLFFEPMSLEDIMNILKKDRYMGVMVQFGGQNAVNLAVPIHDEMRRLGMEARILGTSPDSMDIAEDRDRFSELLRDLDIPSPPNSSATSLEEARAKAAAIGYPVLVRPSYVLGGRAMEIVHDEIELESYMKEAVRVSRNHPVLIDSFLQNAIELDVDAVCDGEDVLIGGIMEHIEEAGVHSGDSACVIPTQSLSRGIIERVRDYTRKIALGLGVIGLVNIQLAVKDDVVYVLEANPRASRTVPFVSKATGIPLAKIAARVMLGRKLKDIGYSEPQRFCHVAVKEVLLPFNKLPGVDTVLGPEMKSTGEVMGIDYDFGRAYYKASISADNELPIRGNVFISVISEQKDEVIPIARKLTELGLSLYGTSGTVDYLTEAGIAASLVRKVQEGSPNVIDLLRQGEIRLIINTPSDKQSRKDHYQIMRAAVDYCVPYITTVQAARAAAMAIEAIQKEQVTIEPLSHYHRGLGMP; encoded by the coding sequence ATGCCCCGGAAACAGCATATCCGGAAGGTGCTTCTTATCGGTTCTGGCCCAATCCAGATCGGGCAGGCTGCGGAGTTCGATTTTTCCGGTTCGCAGGCCTGCCGCGCCTGCAGGGAGGAGGGGGTCAAGGTAATCCTGGTCAATTCCAATCCGGCCACTATCCAGACCGACCCGGAAATGGCCGACGTTATTTATATCGAACCCATAAAGGCCGACATCATTGAGAAGATCATTGAGAAAGAAAAACCGGACGGGATACTGTCCGGCATGGGGGGCCAGACCGGGCTGAACATGACCGCAGAACTCGCTGAACGGGGGGCGCTGCGGAATGTCGAGATCCTCGGAACCCCTCTTGAGGCTATCTACCAGGGCGAGGACCGGGAGAAGTTCCGCTCCCTGATGGAGCGTATCGGGGAGCCGGTACCAAAGAGCATGATCCTCACCTGCATGGAACAGCTCGATGAAGCTGTGGCAACTGTCGGCCTTCCAGCCATCGTCAGGCCGGCCTACACGCTGGGAGGTTCGGGCGGAGGAATTGCCCATACCAGGGACGAACTGGCGCGAATCATGGAGATAGGGTTCACCCGATCCCGGATCCACCAGGTTCTGGTCGAGGAGAGTGTGGTCGGGTGGAAAGAGATCGAATTCGAGGTAATGCGGGATTCTGCCGATACCTGTATCATCATCTGCGGCATGGAGAACGTGGATGCCATGGGGATTCACACCGGAGAGAGTGTCGTGGTGGCGCCGATCCTCACGCTCCGCGACGATGAGTTCCAGATGCTGCGGAGCGCATCGATCAAGATCATCCGTGCGCTCGATGTGCAGGGAGGATGCAATATCCAGTTTGCCTACCGGGACGGGAAATACCGTGTTATCGAAGTGAATCCCAGGGTCTCTCGATCCAGTGCACTCGCTTCGAAAGCGACCGGATATCCCATTGCGCGGGTGGCGGCAAAAATCGCTATCGGGCTCCGCCTGGACGAGATTACCAATTCGGTGACCGGATCGACCCCTGCGTCATTCGAGCCCTCTATCGATTATATTGTTGTCAAAGTTCCCCGGTGGCCTTTTGACAAGTTCAAGAAAGCCGACCGAACGCTCACCACGGCCATGAAGAGTACGGGCGAGGTGATGGCCATTGGTAGAAACGTTGAAGAAGCGTTCAAGAAGGCACTGCGATCGCTTGACACCGATATCGATCACCATACCAACCCGAGCGAAATCAGGATGATCCTCTCCCGTCCAACTGATGAGCGGTTCGGGACCCTCTTTGATGCCTTCAAGGCCGGATTCAGCCTTGAAGAGATCCAGGCCCTCACCCACATCGCCCCTTTCTTCCTTGAAAAGGTCCGGAACATCGTAGAAATGGAGAAATTGCTCTGCGATTGCCCGGGCCCGGATGATATCCTTACGGCCAAGGCATACGGTTTTACCACCACCGAGATCTGCGAGCTTTCCGGAATGAACCGGGACGAAGTCGAGATCCTGTGCAAGGACCCCACCTACAAGATGGTGGATACCTGCGCCGCGGAATTTCCGGCAAAAACTCCCTACTTCTACTCCACGTGGGATGAAGAATGCGAGATACCTACCAGTGACCGGCAGAAAGTGCTCATCCTCGGGTCCGGGCCGATTCGGATCGGACAGGGTATCGAGTTTGACTACTGCACGGTGCACGCGGTGAAGGCTCTCCGGGAAGAGCAGGTCGAGGTTCATATCGTGAACAACAACCCAGAGACCGTTTCCACCGATTTTGATACCTCGGACCGGCTTTTCTTCGAGCCAATGTCGCTTGAGGACATCATGAACATCCTGAAAAAGGACCGGTACATGGGTGTGATGGTCCAGTTCGGCGGCCAGAACGCCGTGAACTTGGCGGTTCCCATTCACGATGAGATGAGGAGGCTTGGTATGGAGGCCAGGATTCTCGGGACCAGCCCGGACTCGATGGACATCGCCGAAGACCGCGACCGTTTCAGTGAACTCCTGAGGGATCTGGATATTCCAAGTCCCCCCAACAGTTCCGCCACATCGCTCGAAGAAGCACGGGCAAAGGCCGCTGCCATCGGTTATCCCGTGCTTGTGCGGCCTTCTTACGTGCTTGGCGGCCGGGCCATGGAGATCGTCCACGATGAGATCGAACTCGAGTCCTACATGAAAGAAGCGGTGCGGGTCAGCAGGAACCACCCCGTTCTTATCGATTCCTTTCTCCAGAATGCCATCGAGCTTGACGTGGATGCGGTTTGTGATGGAGAGGATGTCCTCATCGGCGGAATCATGGAGCACATCGAGGAGGCAGGGGTACATTCCGGCGATTCGGCCTGTGTCATCCCGACCCAGTCCCTCTCCCGGGGAATCATCGAGCGGGTCAGGGACTATACCAGGAAGATCGCGCTCGGCCTCGGTGTGATAGGGCTGGTGAATATCCAGCTTGCGGTCAAGGACGACGTGGTGTACGTACTTGAGGCCAACCCACGGGCAAGCCGGACGGTACCATTCGTCTCCAAAGCGACCGGCATCCCTCTGGCAAAGATCGCGGCCCGTGTGATGCTCGGGAGGAAACTGAAGGATATCGGGTATTCGGAACCGCAGAGGTTCTGCCATGTGGCGGTCAAGGAAGTGCTTCTCCCCTTCAACAAGCTCCCTGGCGTCGATACTGTGCTCGGACCTGAAATGAAGAGCACCGGAGAAGTCATGGGCATTGACTATGATTTCGGCCGGGCATACTACAAGGCATCGATCTCAGCGGACAACGAGCTCCCGATACGCGGTAACGTCTTCATCTCTGTTATCTCGGAACAGAAGGATGAGGTCATCCCGATTGCCCGGAAGCTCACCGAACTCGGGCTCTCGCTCTACGGCACATCGGGAACGGTGGACTACCTTACCGAGGCCGGGATAGCAGCCAGTCTCGTGCGGAAGGTGCAGGAAGGATCGCCGAACGTGATCGATCTCCTCAGGCAGGGCGAGATCCGGCTTATCATCAACACCCCGTCTGACAAGCAGTCCCGGAAAGACCATTACCAGATCATGCGGGCGGCGGTTGATTACTGCGTCCCCTACATTACCACCGTCCAGGCAGCGCGAGCCGCGGCCATGGCGATCGAGGCCATCCAGAAAGAGCAGGTCACCATCGAGCCTCTCTCGCACTACCACCGTGGCTTAGGAATGCCGTGA
- a CDS encoding argininosuccinate synthase, translated as MGKGTVVLAYSGGLDTSVCIPLVKERYGFDRVVTVAVNVGQRDEDVAVATEKGKRLADVHYTIDAREKFVNGYIFPAIRANGSYEGYPMGTALARPLIAEEVVRVAMQEGATTVAHGCTGKGNDQLRFDFIFRIAGLDVVAPIRELNLTREWEIEYAREHGIPVPVKKEKPWSIDENLWSRSIEGGRLEDPAYHPPEEIYTWTVSPKKAPANPQIATIDFLKGIPTRLNGVDMSGLELISSLNSLAGKHGIGRSNIIEDRILGIKAREIYEHPAATVILAAHADLELLTLTRQELSFKRMVDDRWSELAYMGLVHEPLFHDLNAFIAKSQEKVTGTVDVQLYKGCCRVLGRSSPESVYSGDLASFDSDSMDQTHAIGVSAYYGIQARLVEQRKRK; from the coding sequence ATGGGAAAAGGAACTGTCGTTCTGGCATATTCAGGCGGCCTCGATACTTCTGTCTGCATCCCGCTCGTCAAGGAGCGGTACGGGTTTGACCGGGTGGTGACTGTTGCCGTCAATGTCGGCCAGCGGGACGAGGATGTGGCGGTAGCCACCGAAAAAGGAAAACGGCTTGCCGATGTCCACTATACCATTGATGCCCGGGAAAAATTCGTCAACGGGTACATCTTCCCCGCTATCCGGGCGAACGGATCCTACGAGGGTTACCCGATGGGCACGGCACTGGCACGTCCCCTTATCGCCGAGGAAGTGGTCCGGGTGGCCATGCAGGAGGGCGCAACCACAGTAGCTCATGGCTGCACCGGTAAAGGGAACGACCAGCTACGGTTCGATTTTATCTTCAGGATCGCGGGGCTGGACGTTGTTGCCCCGATCCGTGAGCTGAACCTTACCCGGGAGTGGGAGATCGAGTACGCCCGGGAACATGGCATCCCGGTCCCGGTCAAAAAGGAGAAGCCCTGGAGCATCGATGAGAACCTCTGGAGCAGGAGTATCGAGGGCGGGCGCCTCGAAGATCCTGCATACCACCCTCCCGAAGAGATCTATACCTGGACTGTATCCCCCAAAAAAGCTCCGGCGAATCCTCAAATTGCCACAATCGATTTCCTGAAGGGCATCCCGACCAGGTTGAACGGGGTGGACATGTCTGGATTGGAGCTGATATCTTCCCTGAACAGTCTCGCCGGAAAGCACGGCATCGGCAGGAGCAATATAATCGAGGACCGAATCCTCGGCATCAAGGCCCGCGAGATCTACGAGCATCCTGCAGCTACGGTAATCCTTGCCGCACACGCCGACCTCGAGCTCCTCACCCTGACCCGGCAGGAACTGAGCTTCAAGCGGATGGTCGATGACCGGTGGTCCGAGCTCGCCTACATGGGACTTGTCCACGAACCGCTGTTCCATGATCTGAATGCCTTCATCGCAAAGTCCCAGGAGAAAGTGACCGGAACAGTCGACGTCCAGCTTTACAAGGGGTGCTGCCGGGTGCTCGGCCGCTCATCGCCCGAGAGCGTCTATTCCGGGGATCTCGCCTCTTTCGACAGTGACTCCATGGATCAGACCCATGCCATCGGGGTATCGGCCTATTACGGTATCCAGGCCCGCCTGGTCGAGCAGCGGAAGCGGAAATGA
- a CDS encoding ECF transporter S component, which translates to MSAAGSTQSFLGEHLTLFASTEIFIFVFMEIATKIETIQRVIFKEAQMRDYIAFTLLFGLFSIFGTYIGIPTSYGAISNIRDIAPVVAGLVGGPFTGFAVGLIGGSHRLIIGGDSAIACALATILAGLLAGLVYQYRKGALIDIIPAMIFAVAIELLHGTLALVLIQPFTEAVEIVMASIPGMIVANSLGVGISIIVIRSTKELCRGGCSEE; encoded by the coding sequence ATGTCCGCGGCAGGAAGTACACAGAGTTTCCTCGGAGAACACCTGACTCTCTTTGCATCAACTGAGATCTTCATTTTTGTATTCATGGAGATCGCCACGAAGATTGAGACCATTCAGCGGGTGATATTTAAAGAAGCACAGATGCGCGATTATATCGCATTCACGCTCCTTTTCGGCCTGTTCTCCATTTTCGGAACCTATATCGGGATTCCTACCAGCTACGGTGCCATCAGCAACATCCGCGATATCGCCCCGGTAGTGGCCGGACTGGTTGGCGGTCCCTTTACCGGTTTCGCCGTTGGACTTATCGGTGGCAGTCACCGCCTCATTATCGGAGGGGATTCCGCCATTGCCTGCGCGCTGGCAACTATACTTGCGGGATTGCTGGCAGGCCTGGTATATCAGTACAGGAAAGGAGCACTCATCGATATCATCCCGGCCATGATTTTCGCGGTGGCAATCGAGCTCCTGCATGGAACCCTGGCATTAGTGCTGATTCAGCCTTTTACCGAAGCAGTTGAGATTGTAATGGCGTCAATTCCAGGGATGATTGTTGCAAATTCCCTTGGCGTTGGGATCAGCATAATCGTCATCCGCAGTACCAAGGAACTATGCAGAGGGGGCTGTTCAGAGGAATAA
- a CDS encoding methyltransferase domain-containing protein → MYRIIDWNELWKAIRVKSIERSRKDRDPAAIWDKRAAAYQRGTRDDHEATALDLGFLDIRPGDTVLDMGAGTGRLAVPLAGKAARVTALDPSGGMLNVLRERMQRAGHSNYSCVQMKWEDVEIGRDIEPHDVVIAAFSLGFYDLGSALAKLDRAAKRSVYLFWHAGEWRGAEEMVLYREVFGKEGVLQKGYPDYIFPVNILHDSGIFADVNIYQAAWRSSYESVEEAVETWVTMHYPDIRDRSPVTAFFSRVLRPDTSGRLVHAAIRPTAVIRWTKGGENA, encoded by the coding sequence ATGTATCGGATCATCGATTGGAACGAGCTTTGGAAAGCGATCCGTGTCAAATCAATTGAACGTTCCCGGAAGGATCGCGACCCCGCGGCCATCTGGGACAAACGTGCAGCCGCATACCAGCGTGGGACCCGAGACGATCACGAGGCTACGGCGCTGGATCTCGGGTTTCTTGATATCCGGCCGGGTGATACCGTGCTCGACATGGGCGCCGGGACCGGGAGGCTTGCAGTTCCCCTCGCCGGGAAGGCCGCGCGGGTAACCGCCCTCGATCCTTCGGGGGGGATGCTCAATGTGCTCCGCGAGCGGATGCAGCGGGCGGGTCACAGCAACTACTCCTGTGTTCAGATGAAGTGGGAGGACGTGGAGATCGGCCGCGATATCGAACCCCATGATGTGGTCATCGCCGCTTTCTCGCTTGGGTTCTATGATCTCGGGTCCGCACTTGCCAAGCTTGACCGGGCAGCGAAGCGATCCGTGTACCTCTTCTGGCATGCAGGAGAATGGAGAGGGGCCGAAGAGATGGTGCTCTACCGGGAGGTATTTGGCAAGGAGGGCGTCCTGCAGAAAGGTTACCCGGATTATATTTTCCCGGTAAACATCCTCCACGATTCCGGAATCTTTGCCGATGTCAATATCTACCAGGCAGCCTGGAGATCCTCGTACGAATCTGTCGAGGAAGCCGTCGAAACCTGGGTAACGATGCATTATCCGGATATCAGGGATCGCTCTCCGGTGACCGCCTTCTTCTCACGGGTGCTGCGCCCCGATACATCAGGCAGGCTTGTGCATGCCGCAATACGGCCCACCGCGGTGATAAGGTGGACGAAAGGAGGGGAGAACGCCTAA
- a CDS encoding ribonuclease Z produces MKVTFLGTNGWYDTLTGNTCSVLVQSEKYTIIFDAGNGIAKADRYISQERPVFLFISHYHLDHVVGLHTLVKFRFRNPLTICGPIGLSAMLHSIVREPFTVPFEQLPYRVEFIELAEGEHTIPFSVECRPLVHPVPCFGYRITLDSRTIAFCTDTGRCENAVRLARNADLLITECGLKPGEESPDWPHLNPEQAVRIAKDARAKRLALIHFAAHKYTTLEDRFEIQRRYSRDCPGLITATDGLTVEV; encoded by the coding sequence ATGAAGGTCACGTTTCTCGGAACCAACGGGTGGTACGATACCCTTACCGGGAATACCTGCTCGGTACTCGTCCAGTCCGAAAAATACACGATTATATTCGATGCCGGGAACGGAATAGCGAAAGCTGACCGCTACATCAGCCAGGAGAGGCCGGTATTCCTGTTCATTAGCCATTACCACCTTGACCATGTCGTCGGGTTGCATACCCTCGTGAAATTCAGGTTCCGCAACCCCCTCACCATCTGCGGGCCGATCGGTCTTTCTGCAATGCTACACTCCATTGTCCGGGAGCCGTTCACTGTTCCCTTCGAACAGCTTCCTTACCGGGTGGAATTTATTGAATTGGCCGAAGGCGAACATACAATCCCGTTCTCCGTGGAGTGCAGGCCCCTTGTTCACCCGGTCCCCTGTTTCGGATACAGGATCACCCTTGATTCGCGCACCATTGCCTTCTGCACCGATACCGGCAGGTGCGAAAATGCCGTTAGGCTTGCCCGGAACGCAGACCTCCTGATTACCGAATGCGGCCTTAAACCCGGTGAGGAGAGCCCTGACTGGCCACACCTGAACCCGGAACAGGCTGTCCGGATCGCAAAGGACGCCCGAGCGAAGCGACTGGCCCTGATCCACTTCGCAGCTCACAAGTATACAACCCTCGAAGATCGGTTCGAAATTCAGAGGAGGTACAGCCGGGACTGCCCCGGACTCATCACCGCTACCGATGGATTGACGGTAGAAGTATGA
- a CDS encoding pyridoxamine 5'-phosphate oxidase family protein, giving the protein MAKLNADMKTLFSRTKLFPVATASKAGIPNVVPIAYVRLVSDDTLWIADNFMKKTLANLKENPHAAIYILDPDSKECYQIKGNIEVKNSGPDFDTMKEWVQGAKPGMPAKTLLVMKVTEVYQCAPGPDAGKKIL; this is encoded by the coding sequence ATGGCAAAACTGAACGCGGATATGAAGACACTCTTTAGCAGGACAAAGCTCTTCCCGGTGGCCACGGCATCAAAGGCCGGTATTCCGAACGTCGTACCGATCGCCTACGTCAGGCTGGTAAGCGATGATACCCTCTGGATTGCAGACAACTTCATGAAAAAGACCCTTGCCAACCTGAAAGAGAACCCTCATGCTGCGATCTACATATTGGACCCGGACAGCAAGGAGTGTTACCAAATCAAGGGAAACATTGAGGTTAAAAACAGTGGTCCTGACTTTGACACAATGAAAGAATGGGTGCAGGGTGCAAAACCGGGTATGCCGGCAAAAACCCTCCTCGTGATGAAGGTGACCGAAGTCTACCAGTGCGCACCCGGTCCGGATGCAGGAAAAAAGATCCTTTAA